From one Lotus japonicus ecotype B-129 chromosome 3, LjGifu_v1.2 genomic stretch:
- the LOC130748837 gene encoding peroxidase 3-like has product MEMGGQSCFKVLIVCLLALIASNHAQLEQGFYTKTCPKAEKIILDFVHEHIHNAPSLAAALIRMNFHDCFVRGCDASILLNSTSKQAERDAPPNLTVRGFDFIDRIKSLVEAQCPGVVSCADIIALAARDSIVATGGPFWKVPTGRRDGVISNLVEARSQIPAPTSNFTTLQTLFGNQGLDLKDLVLLSGAHTIGVSHCSSLSNRLFNFTGKGDQDPSLDSEYATNLKTFKCKNINDNTTKIEMDPGSRKTFDLSYYGHLIKRRGLFESDAALLTNSVTKSEVIQLLQGSLANFFAEFAKSMEKLSQVKVKTGTEGEIRKHCAVVNS; this is encoded by the exons ATGGAAATGGGAGGACAGAGTTGCTTCAAGGTTTTGATTGTGTGTCTTTTGGCATTGATTGCATCAAATCATGCTCAATTAGAGCAGGGTTTTTATACAAAAACCTGCCCAAAAGCTGAGAAGATCATTTTAGACTTTGTTCATGAACATATCCACAATGCTCCATCACTTGCAGCTGCATTAATAAGAATGAACTTTCATGACTGTTTTGTCAGG GGATGTGATGCATCAATCCTTCTGAACTCAACTTCCAAACAGGCTGAAAGGGATGCTCCTCCAAATCTTACAGTTAGAGGGTTTGACTTCATTGACAGAATCAAGAGCCTTGTTGAAGCTCAATGCCCTGGTGTTGTCTCTTGTGCTGACATAATTGCTTTGGCTGCAAGAGACTCAATTGTAGCCACT GGAGGCCCCTTTTGGAAAGTTCCAACAGGTAGAAGGGACGGTGTCATCTCTAACTTGGTAGAAGCCAGAAGCCAAATTCCTGCTCCAACTTCCAACTTCACCACCCTCCAAACACTCTTTGGCAATCAGGGACTTGATTTAAAAGACTTGGTCCTCCTCTCTG GTGCTCACACAATTGGGGTGTCCCATTGCTCATCACTCTCAAACCGTTTGTTCAATTTCACTGGTAAGGGTGATCAAGACCCATCACTTGACAGTGAATATGCAACAAATCTCAAGACCTTTAAGTGCAAGAACATCAATGACAACACCACAAAGATTGAGATGGACCCCGGAAGTCGCAAAACATTCGATCTTAGTTACTATGGTCACTTAATCAAGAGAAGGGGCTTATTTGAGTCTGATGCTGCATTGTTGACAAACTCTGTTACAAAATCTGAGGTCATACAACTGCTTCAGGGGTCACTTGCAAATTTCTTTGCTGAATTTGCCAAATCTATGGAGAAACTGAGTCAAGTTAAAGTGAAAACTGGGACAGAAGGAGAGATCAGGAAGCATTGTGCAGTAGTAAATAGCTAA
- the LOC130748739 gene encoding histone-lysine N-methyltransferase ATXR2 translates to MEPVCPISSRCASEISALLAPPSPLQLQEYYHTLLSTRQCSGITVKQYENFEKGLFAAMDFKEEELVLKDHMLVGAQHSSNQIDCFVCSYCFRFIGSIEHQIGRRLLLQSQASESHDCDVGNFSGSSDACHKMDSSDEEEGDRLCASASSKAKVPLPEGVVESLLNGQLILPFTEKFSLPSDVPCRGGCGEAYYCSESCEDAGWESSHSLLCTGDSNDPAHLAALDKFFKHANDTNDIFILAAKAISSTILRYRKLKANFLEEQVTYDTSRVSNHCNFSLLLEAWRPISMGHKKRWWDCIALPDDIDSSDEASFRMQIKELAFESLQLLKTAIFDKECEALFSLEIFGHIIGMFELNNLDLVVASPVEDYFLYIDDMTHPDKEKAENITQPILDALGEDYSICCQGSAFYPLQSCMNHSCYPNAKAFKRDQDIDGQATIIALRSICKGEEITISYVDEDLPLEERQASLADYGFKCRCPKCIEEEP, encoded by the exons ATGGAGCCAGTTTGCCCTATTTCTTCGCGTTGCGCCTCTGAAATCTCTGCTCTTCTTGCTCCTCCCTCACCTCTTCAACTTCAG GAATATTATCACACCCTTCTGTCTACAAGACAGTGCAGTGGCATCACAGTCAAACAATATGAGAATTTTGAAAAgg GTTTATTTGCTGCCATGGACTTCAAAGAGGAGGAACTGGTTCTGAAGGACCACATGCTTGTGGGGGCTCAACACTCCTCCAACCag ATTGATTGTTTTGTCTGTAGCTACTGCTTTCGGTTTATTGGTTCCATTGAACATCAAATTGGAAGGAGGCTTCTCTTGCAAAGTCAAGCCAGTGAGAGTCATGATTGTGATGTGGGAAACTTTTCAGGCTCTTCAGATGCCTGCCATAAAATGGATTCATCTGATGAAGAGGAGGGCGATCGGCTATGTGCTTCTGCGAGTTCCAAAGCTAAAGTTCCTCTCCCTGAAGGTGTTGTGGAATCATTGCTCAATGGCCAATTGATATTGCCTTTCACTGAGAAGTTCTCCTTGCCGTCGGATGTTCCGTGTCGTGGTGGATGTGGAGAAGCTTACTATTGCAG CGAGTCATGTGAAGACGCTGGTTGGGAATCCTCTCATTCTTTACTCTGTACTGGTGATAGTAATGATCCAGCACATTTGGCGGCGCTCGATAAATTCTTCAAACATGCTAATG ATACAAATGACATATTCATCCTTGCAGCAAAG GCCATTTCTTCTACCATATTAAGGTACCGCAAGTTAAAAGCAAATTTCCTTGAGGAGCAAGTGACATATGATACATCCCGTGTTTCAAATCACTgcaatttctctcttcttttggaAGCTTGGAGGCCTATATCAATGGGACACAAGAAAAG GTGGTGGGACTGCATTGCATTGCCAGATGATATTGATTCTTCTGATGAAGCTTCATTCAGGATGCAAATAAAAGAGTTAGCATTTGAG TCTCTCCAACTTCTCAAGACAGCTATATTTGACAAGGAATGTGAAGCAT tattttcccttgaaatctTTGGACACATCATTGGCATGTTTGAGCTGAATAATCT CGATTTGGTTGTGGCCTCTCCTGTGGAGGATTACTTTTTATACATTGATGATATGACACATCCCGATAAG GAAAAAGCTGAGAATATTACACAACCTATTCTGGATGCTCTTGGTGAAGACTATTCTATTTGTTGCCAAG GATCTGCGTTTTATCCTCTGCAAAGCTGCATGAACCATTCCTGTTATCCTAATGCCAAAGCTTTCAAAAGAGATCAG GATATAGATGGCCAAGCAACAATAATTGCCCTGAGGTCCATTTGTAAAGGAGAAGAG ATAACCATCTCCTATGTTGATGAGGACCTTCCACTTGAAGAGAGACAGGCATCGCTTGCAGATTATGGTTTTAAATGCAGGTGTCCAAAGTGCATTGAAGAAGAGCCATGA
- the LOC130748740 gene encoding peroxisome biogenesis protein 22, whose translation MSTGGAGAGDGDTSKQQLFHLIKRFGAYVTFKISNLVSLSLHNLDIRSIGAVAGLAVAIVFTWRLLRSPGEPQQRQQKRQGASSSNSNPGARAGSIASVVPSEASLPSHDSRAQNVVDEFFQPVKPTLGQIVRQKLSEGRKVTCRLLGVVLEETSPEELQKQATVRSSVLEVLLEITKYCDLYLMERVLDDESEKRVLVALEEAGVFTSGGLVKDKVLFCSTENGRSSFVRQLEPDWHIDTNPEIVFQLARFIKYQLHVSPHKSERTAGNVFSAPALELFFGSI comes from the exons ATGTCAACTGGTGGCGCTGGTGCTGGTGACGGTGACACCTCCAAACAACAACTCTTTCACCTCATCAAACGCTTCGGTGCTTATGTCACTTTCAAGATCTCCAACCTCGTCTCCCTCTCTCTTCACAATCTC GATATACGCTCTATTGGGGCGGTTGCTGGTCTAGCTGTTGCAATTGTTTTCACATGGAGGCTGTTGAGATCCCCTGGTGAGCCTCAACAGAGGCAACAAAAACGGCAAGGTGCTTCATCTAGTAATAGTAATCCTGGAGCAAGGGCAGGTTCAATTGCCTCGGTAGTTCCTTCTGAAGCTAGTTTGCCCTCACATGATTCAAGGGCACAAAATGTTGTGGATGAGTTCTTTCAGCCAGTCAAG CCAACCTTGGGGCAGATAGTTAGGCAGAAGTTGAGTGAAGGAAGAAAG GTAACTTGTCGTCTTCTTGGAGTGGTCCTTGAGGAAACTAGTCCAGAGGAGCTTCAG AAACAAGCTActgtcagatcctctgtgctaGAAGTATTGTTGGAAATAACAAAATATTGTGATTTATATCTCATGGAACGAGTTCTGGATGACGAAAGCGAG AAAAGAGTTCTTGTAGCGTTAGAAGAAGCAGGGGTATTCACTTCAGGTGGTTTGGTTAAGGACAAG GTTCTCTTCTGCAGCACAGAGAATGGACGGTCATCATTTGTTCGACAATTGGAGCCAGATTGGCATATCGACACAAATCCTGAAATTGTCTTTCAGTTAGCC AGGTTTATCAAGTATCAACTCCATGTATCTCCTCACAAAAGCGAACGAACTGCTGGTAATGTGTTCAGTGCTCCAGCCCTGGAACTGTTCTTTGGATCCATATGA
- the LOC130748744 gene encoding cyclin-U1-1, whose product MLTVGEYSNNGRQLQQPETIETGPTELNLPRVLWVLSSMLEKLVARNENLQQLDGDGGPVRLGKSLNAFHGVRAPSISIPKYLERIYKYTNCSPSCFVVGYVYIDRLTHRHPDSLVISLNVHRLLVTSVMVASKILDDEHYNNAVYARVGGVSNVELNKLELELLFLLDFRVTVTSRAFESYCFHLEKEMLVNGTGLKIERALTPKAIENEISVGDNQSSSPPQIVEIGLT is encoded by the exons ATGTTAACAGTTGGCGAGTACAGCAACAATGGCCGGCAGCTTCAGCAGCCGGAAACAATTGAAACTGGGCCAACTGAACTGAACTTGCCTAGAGTGCTCTGGGTCCTGTCTTCCATGCTAGAGAAACTGGTGGCTCGCAATGAAAATCTGCAGCAACTAGATGGTGATGGTGGCCCAGTGAGACTAGGGAAGAGCTTGAATGCATTTCATGGCGTGAGAGCACCAAGCATAAGCATACCTAAGTACTTGGAGAGGATTTACAAGTACACTAACTGCAGCCCATCATGTTTCGTGGTTGGATATGTGTATATAGACAGGCTGACACATAGGCATCCTGATTCTCTTGTCATATCCTTGAATGTGCATAGGTTGCTTGTTACAAGTGTCATGGTCGCTTCCAAGATCCTGGATGATGA ACATTATAACAATGCGGTATATGCAAGAGTAGGAGGAGTGAGCAATGTTGAACTGAACAAGCTTGAATTGGAGTTACTATTTCTGTTGGATTTTAGAGTTACTGTAACCTCTCGGGCTTTTGAGAGCTACTGCTTTCACTTAGAAAAAGAGATGCTTGTTAATGGCACGGGCCTGAAGATTGAAAGGGCATTGACACCAAAGGCTATTGAGAATGAAATATCAGTTGGAGATAACCAAAGCTCTTCCCCACCTCAAATTGTGGAAATTGGACTGACCTAA